The Kineothrix sp. MB12-C1 genome includes a window with the following:
- a CDS encoding alpha/beta-type small acid-soluble spore protein translates to MASSRSNRVEVPEAKAAMDRFKTEVASELGVNLKEGYNGDLTSKEAGSIGGEMVRRMIKKQEEQMK, encoded by the coding sequence ATGGCAAGTAGCAGATCTAATAGAGTAGAGGTTCCGGAAGCTAAGGCAGCAATGGATCGTTTCAAAACAGAGGTTGCTTCTGAACTCGGTGTTAACTTAAAGGAAGGTTACAATGGTGACTTGACTTCTAAGGAAGCTGGTTCTATCGGCGGCGAGATGGTTCGCAGAATGATTAAGAAACAGGAAGAGCAGATGAAATAA